One segment of Enterobacter ludwigii DNA contains the following:
- the cysZ gene encoding sulfate transporter CysZ: MVSTSSSHPRSGVWYFSQGWKLVSLPGIRRYVILPLLINIILMGGAFWWLFTRLESWIPSLMSHVPDWLQWLNYLLWPVAVISVLLVFGYFFSTIANWIAAPFNGLLAEQLEARLTGATPPDTGMLGIMKDIPRIMKREWQKFAWYLPRAIVLLILYFVPGVGQTVAPVLWFLFSAWMLAIQYCDYPFDNHKVPFKTMRSALRTQKVANMQFGALTSLFTMIPVLNLFIMPVAVCGATAMWVDCYRAKHALWK; the protein is encoded by the coding sequence ATGGTTTCAACATCATCTTCTCACCCGCGCAGCGGCGTCTGGTATTTTTCTCAGGGCTGGAAACTGGTCTCACTGCCGGGGATTCGTCGCTACGTCATTCTGCCGTTGCTGATTAACATTATCCTGATGGGCGGCGCGTTCTGGTGGCTGTTCACCAGACTGGAGAGCTGGATCCCTTCGCTGATGAGCCATGTGCCGGACTGGCTGCAGTGGCTGAACTACCTGCTCTGGCCGGTTGCGGTCATCTCCGTGCTGCTGGTGTTCGGCTACTTCTTCTCGACGATTGCAAACTGGATCGCTGCGCCGTTTAACGGCCTGCTGGCAGAACAGCTGGAAGCACGTCTTACCGGTGCAACGCCGCCGGATACGGGCATGCTGGGGATCATGAAAGATATCCCACGCATCATGAAGCGCGAATGGCAGAAGTTTGCCTGGTATCTTCCCCGCGCCATTGTGCTGCTTATCCTTTATTTTGTCCCTGGCGTCGGTCAGACGGTGGCCCCGGTGCTGTGGTTCCTGTTCAGCGCCTGGATGCTGGCAATCCAGTACTGCGATTATCCGTTCGATAACCACAAGGTGCCGTTCAAAACGATGCGCAGCGCCCTGCGCACGCAAAAAGTCGCGAATATGCAATTCGGGGCGCTGACCAGTCTGTTCACCATGATCCCGGTGCTCAACCTGTTCATCATGCCGGTCGCCGTTTGCGGCGCAACGGCGATGTGGGTTGACTGCTACCGTGCTAAGCACGCGTTATGGAAGTAA